The Bacillota bacterium genome has a window encoding:
- a CDS encoding AAC(3) family N-acetyltransferase, with the protein MVTKQDIIDGIRSLGLSSSIVCLHSSLKSFGHVEGGADTVVQAFVQEGCTLVVPTFLFDSQVPAPAGRVVARNGGEAEETKGRSLQDAASWNPSSKKIAAGMGAIPQAVLNTPGAVRGDHPLNSISALGPEAKELIAAQEPLDVYGPYRRAYERGGYLLLIGVDLTKATPLHFSEQVAGRNSFRRWALGEDGEILEVEIGSCSNGFGKFDGVVADIEARVRVGESLWRMFPLQEFIDRTSREIVENPQITHCHRPTCLRCDDAVVGGPILPGKH; encoded by the coding sequence ATGGTAACTAAGCAAGATATAATCGATGGCATTAGGTCCTTGGGTCTTAGCAGTTCAATAGTATGTCTGCATTCCTCCTTGAAGTCCTTTGGGCATGTCGAAGGTGGAGCGGATACCGTTGTGCAAGCCTTTGTCCAGGAGGGATGTACCTTAGTGGTTCCTACCTTCCTCTTCGACTCCCAGGTGCCAGCGCCGGCGGGAAGAGTCGTCGCCAGAAACGGGGGAGAGGCTGAAGAGACGAAGGGAAGAAGTCTTCAGGATGCTGCGTCATGGAATCCCAGCAGCAAGAAGATCGCTGCCGGCATGGGTGCGATTCCCCAGGCAGTCCTTAACACCCCTGGAGCGGTGAGGGGAGATCATCCGCTAAATTCCATTTCAGCCCTTGGACCTGAAGCGAAGGAGCTAATCGCTGCGCAAGAGCCCCTTGATGTGTATGGACCCTATCGTCGGGCCTATGAAAGAGGCGGCTATTTGCTCTTGATCGGGGTGGACTTGACCAAGGCCACACCCCTTCACTTTTCAGAGCAGGTGGCTGGGAGAAATTCCTTTCGCCGCTGGGCCCTAGGGGAAGACGGCGAGATTCTGGAGGTTGAGATCGGCAGCTGTTCCAATGGCTTTGGGAAATTCGACGGGGTAGTGGCGGATATAGAGGCGCGGGTCAGGGTAGGGGAGAGTCTGTGGCGCATGTTCCCCCTGCAGGAGTTTATTGACAGAACCAGTAGGGAAATTGTGGAAAATCCCCAGATCACCCACTGCCATAGACCAACTTGTTTGCGCTGTGATGACGCGGTGGTCGGCGGCCCAATCCTTCCCGGCAAACATTGA